Proteins encoded together in one Synechococcus sp. A15-62 window:
- a CDS encoding peroxiredoxin-like family protein, translating to MIPLEPLLQRLAGVAGMESGCKRLVVVLGQLGDFDSIEYAQALVPRLPQLAAAGVKVQLFGIGNAASAERFAAFTGFPLRQLIADPSPLLHQALGLEAGLKLPGGPWPGFLLMCAGVGSPGTLSEVLRGYTGDRSAAQIFDDEEWVEAFPLPRFRGALFRRAGGAGFQRPFELATKRLRNMNEVLRNWRTYVPCDDHITQRGATVLLDADDSVIYCHRDQSLLGYSATMECPLAFLDAVLS from the coding sequence ATGATTCCCTTAGAACCACTGCTGCAACGGCTGGCCGGAGTTGCCGGCATGGAAAGCGGCTGCAAGCGCCTTGTTGTTGTGTTGGGCCAGTTGGGGGATTTCGACTCGATCGAATACGCCCAGGCGCTGGTGCCAAGGCTTCCCCAGTTGGCAGCAGCAGGGGTCAAGGTTCAGCTGTTCGGCATTGGCAATGCCGCCAGCGCTGAGCGCTTCGCAGCTTTCACTGGGTTTCCCCTGCGGCAGCTGATTGCTGATCCATCACCGCTGTTGCATCAGGCCCTGGGGTTGGAGGCCGGCTTGAAGCTTCCCGGTGGTCCCTGGCCTGGTTTTCTGCTGATGTGCGCTGGTGTGGGTTCGCCGGGCACCCTGAGCGAGGTGCTGCGCGGCTACACCGGAGATCGCTCCGCTGCCCAGATCTTCGACGACGAGGAGTGGGTTGAAGCGTTTCCTCTGCCGCGCTTCCGGGGTGCTCTGTTTCGCCGGGCCGGTGGTGCGGGATTTCAGCGACCGTTCGAGCTCGCCACCAAGCGTCTGCGCAATATGAATGAAGTGCTCCGCAACTGGCGCACGTATGTGCCCTGTGACGACCACATCACCCAGCGCGGCGCCACCGTGCTGCTCGATGCCGATGACAGCGTGATCTACTGCCACCGCGATCAAAGCCTGCTCGGCTACTCCGCCACCATGGAATGCCCCTTGGCGTTTCTGGACGCGGTTCTGTCTTAG
- a CDS encoding DUF4278 domain-containing protein, producing MELTFRGNKYAKTEAVSMRPTVQLKYMGKSYRAEQIQAVRNSVALTYRGVSYSKA from the coding sequence ATGGAACTCACTTTCCGGGGCAACAAATACGCAAAAACGGAAGCAGTATCTATGAGGCCAACAGTTCAACTGAAATACATGGGTAAAAGCTATCGCGCTGAGCAAATCCAAGCCGTTCGCAATTCTGTTGCTCTGACCTACCGCGGCGTCTCTTACTCCAAAGCCTGA
- a CDS encoding transcriptional regulator yields MAVTICQNCGSRRFRADRSMAGRLVCQNCGLAAGSRAVRSTPRTSRRNNTKRWLVILLIAVIVLVVVTS; encoded by the coding sequence TTGGCCGTCACGATCTGCCAGAACTGCGGAAGCCGCCGGTTTCGTGCCGACCGATCCATGGCCGGTCGACTGGTCTGTCAGAACTGTGGCCTTGCGGCCGGAAGCCGAGCCGTGCGGTCTACACCGCGCACCAGCCGGCGCAACAACACAAAGCGCTGGCTGGTGATCCTGCTGATCGCGGTGATCGTGCTGGTGGTGGTCACGTCGTGA